One region of Effusibacillus lacus genomic DNA includes:
- a CDS encoding (Fe-S)-binding protein: MKASLFITCLADSFYPNVGESTVRLLDRLGVQVDFPEGQTCCGQPAFNSGYRDEAKEVAKTMIEAFEQSEYVVGPSGSCVGMIHEYYPLLFEGDRKWEDRALKFVKKSYELTQFIVNVVGKTYLGARLDKTVTYHPSCHAMRMMGIKHEPLELLKNVQGLQLVDLPFAEDCCGFGGTFAVKMHEVSAAMVAEKAQHVLETKAEILCGTDMGCLMNIGGRLRYEGAPVRVMHVAEVLWEGVREGVKA; this comes from the coding sequence ATGAAGGCATCTTTGTTTATTACCTGTCTGGCCGACAGTTTTTACCCGAATGTGGGCGAAAGCACAGTTCGCCTGTTGGACCGGCTGGGTGTGCAGGTGGATTTTCCCGAAGGGCAGACTTGCTGCGGACAACCGGCCTTTAACTCCGGGTACCGTGATGAGGCGAAGGAAGTCGCCAAGACGATGATTGAAGCATTTGAGCAGAGTGAGTACGTGGTGGGGCCATCAGGCTCCTGTGTAGGGATGATTCATGAATATTACCCGTTGCTGTTTGAAGGGGATCGGAAGTGGGAAGACCGGGCTCTCAAGTTTGTGAAGAAATCCTATGAATTAACGCAGTTCATCGTAAATGTGGTTGGCAAGACCTACCTGGGTGCACGGTTGGATAAGACGGTCACCTATCATCCTTCCTGCCATGCAATGCGGATGATGGGGATTAAGCACGAGCCGCTTGAACTTTTGAAAAATGTGCAGGGTCTGCAATTGGTAGACCTGCCTTTTGCCGAAGATTGCTGCGGATTTGGCGGAACCTTTGCCGTGAAAATGCACGAAGTATCGGCTGCCATGGTGGCGGAGAAGGCACAGCATGTACTGGAGACGAAGGCGGAGATTCTTTGCGGAACCGACATGGGCTGTTTGATGAACATCGGTGGGCGTTTGCGCTATGAGGGAGCGCCCGTCAGAGTAATGCACGTGGCGGAAGTTCTCTGGGAAGGCGTACGGGAAGGGGTGAAAGCATGA
- a CDS encoding HD domain-containing phosphohydrolase, producing MNVYNVFLRTLLRNYILGTMITVVGVGGILNFSTLHLTRPEMWFVAAVFVLSSLMMFAVESIVFFRQIRPIRRTFEEPIPTLEEIRNGYLQTLKFPVLSAKRIVGPHAFGFSLPAMALSIWGVQQGLFQVPYYYVVFAAVGALLIAGMHSVIEFFLTTEAIRPVLDHIRYLTREMYMVDVPLEGAVIVSLREKFLVSALLIGTVPLSLFCLASLFHLGRMSGIDFWNYWQWAGIILIIGIGFATLGAWLLSRNIQQPIEHMQHVMQRVKEGDLQVRAADTYSDEFSRVVAGFNHMVEGLQRRDLMNQQLIDSYFVTLAGALDARDPYTAGHSVRVAEYSVRIGQAAGLSQTELAYLKKSALLHDIGKIAIPDAILLKEGKLTDEEFLWIKLHPELGESLLRKIQPAEAMAPLLPGVRSHHERYDGKGYPDGLVGNQIPLFGRIIAVADSFDAMTSDRPYRMGMPVEKALLILNEGKGTQWDPELTRLFIESFEEGKTGISQAHEGVEPEEMPG from the coding sequence ATGAATGTATACAACGTTTTTCTTCGTACCTTGCTTCGCAACTATATACTTGGAACTATGATCACCGTTGTGGGGGTTGGGGGGATCCTGAACTTCTCCACCCTGCATTTGACCCGGCCGGAAATGTGGTTCGTGGCGGCAGTCTTTGTACTGTCTTCCCTGATGATGTTTGCTGTGGAGTCAATCGTTTTTTTCAGACAAATACGACCGATTCGCAGGACTTTTGAGGAGCCGATCCCCACATTGGAGGAAATCCGGAATGGATACCTGCAGACACTCAAATTTCCGGTTCTTTCTGCCAAGCGAATTGTCGGACCGCACGCATTCGGCTTCTCATTGCCGGCTATGGCATTGTCGATATGGGGTGTTCAGCAGGGACTTTTTCAAGTGCCTTATTATTACGTGGTTTTTGCAGCTGTCGGGGCGCTGCTGATTGCGGGGATGCACTCGGTGATCGAATTTTTCCTGACGACGGAAGCAATCCGGCCCGTCTTGGATCACATCCGCTATCTGACAAGAGAAATGTATATGGTGGACGTTCCGCTGGAGGGGGCGGTCATTGTTTCCCTAAGGGAAAAATTTCTGGTAAGCGCCCTGTTGATTGGAACCGTGCCCCTTAGTCTGTTTTGTCTTGCATCTCTGTTTCATTTGGGTCGAATGTCGGGCATTGATTTTTGGAACTACTGGCAATGGGCGGGAATCATTCTGATCATCGGAATCGGCTTTGCCACCCTGGGGGCGTGGCTTCTGTCCCGCAACATTCAACAGCCGATCGAACATATGCAGCATGTGATGCAAAGGGTTAAGGAAGGGGATTTGCAGGTCCGGGCGGCAGACACTTATTCCGATGAATTCTCGCGAGTTGTGGCAGGCTTTAACCACATGGTGGAAGGGCTGCAGCGACGGGACCTGATGAACCAGCAGCTCATTGACAGTTATTTTGTCACACTGGCGGGAGCATTGGATGCCCGGGATCCCTATACGGCAGGGCATTCGGTCCGAGTGGCGGAATATTCGGTAAGAATTGGACAAGCAGCCGGACTGTCCCAGACAGAACTGGCTTACCTGAAAAAATCGGCTCTCCTGCACGACATCGGCAAAATCGCGATCCCCGACGCCATCCTGCTCAAAGAAGGCAAACTGACAGACGAAGAGTTTCTGTGGATCAAACTCCATCCGGAGTTGGGAGAGAGCCTGCTGCGCAAGATCCAGCCTGCGGAAGCCATGGCCCCGCTGCTGCCTGGTGTCCGATCCCACCATGAACGGTATGACGGAAAGGGATATCCGGACGGTTTGGTGGGGAACCAAATCCCCTTGTTTGGAAGAATTATCGCAGTGGCTGATTCTTTTGACGCCATGACCAGTGACCGTCCCTACCGAATGGGAATGCCTGTGGAGAAAGCCCTCTTGATTCTGAATGAAGGCAAGGGGACCCAGTGGGATCCAGAGTTGACGAGGCTGTTTATTGAATCCTTTGAGGAAGGAAAAACAGGCATCTCCCAGGCTCACGAGGGGGTGGAGCCTGAAGAGATGCCTGGGTGA
- the aceA gene encoding isocitrate lyase, giving the protein MTREEQVKQLQESWKADRWKGIERPYTAEDVVRLRGSVQIEHTLARLGAERLWKLLHTEHHVHALGALTGNQAVQQVKAGLKAIYLSGWQVAADANLAGQMYPDQSLYPANSVPHVVKRINQALQRADQIQHSEGKGDTYWFAPIVADAEAGFGGPLNVFELMKGMIEAGAAGVHFEDQLASEKKCGHMGGKVLIPTQAAIRNLVAARLAADVMGVPTILVARTDANAANLLTSDVDPRDQEFITGERTTEGFFRVKAGLDQAIARGLAYAPYADLIWCETSEPNLDEARRFAEAIHAKFPGKLLAYNCSPSFNWKKKLDDATIEKFQYKLGEMGYKFQFVTLAGFHALNYSMFELARGYRDRGMGAYSDLQQAEFAAEVHGYTATRHQREVGTGYFDEVAQVIAGGTSSTTALTGSTEEEQFTTV; this is encoded by the coding sequence ATGACTCGGGAAGAACAAGTAAAGCAACTGCAGGAAAGTTGGAAGGCTGACCGTTGGAAAGGAATTGAGCGTCCGTACACGGCGGAAGACGTGGTTCGCCTCCGCGGATCCGTGCAGATCGAGCACACCCTTGCCCGGCTTGGCGCAGAGCGCCTGTGGAAGCTGTTGCATACGGAACACCATGTGCATGCGCTTGGGGCATTGACCGGAAACCAGGCGGTTCAACAGGTCAAGGCCGGACTGAAAGCGATTTACCTCAGTGGCTGGCAGGTCGCCGCCGATGCCAACCTGGCAGGCCAGATGTATCCGGACCAGTCCCTCTATCCGGCCAACAGTGTGCCGCATGTTGTGAAGCGAATCAACCAGGCACTCCAACGTGCCGATCAGATTCAACATTCGGAAGGCAAAGGTGACACCTACTGGTTCGCACCCATCGTGGCGGATGCGGAAGCAGGCTTTGGCGGCCCGCTGAACGTGTTCGAACTGATGAAGGGCATGATCGAAGCGGGTGCTGCTGGGGTACACTTCGAAGATCAACTTGCATCCGAGAAAAAATGCGGCCACATGGGCGGCAAGGTACTCATTCCAACCCAAGCGGCCATCCGCAACCTGGTCGCAGCCCGACTGGCTGCCGACGTCATGGGGGTTCCGACAATTCTTGTGGCTCGTACCGACGCTAACGCAGCGAACCTGCTGACAAGCGATGTGGATCCGCGTGACCAGGAGTTCATTACAGGCGAACGTACAACTGAAGGTTTCTTCCGCGTGAAGGCGGGCCTCGATCAGGCGATTGCCCGCGGTCTTGCATACGCACCTTATGCAGATCTCATCTGGTGTGAAACTTCCGAGCCGAATCTTGACGAAGCACGTCGCTTCGCCGAAGCGATCCATGCGAAGTTCCCGGGCAAACTGCTCGCTTACAACTGCTCTCCTTCCTTCAACTGGAAGAAGAAACTGGACGACGCCACTATCGAGAAGTTCCAATATAAGTTGGGAGAAATGGGCTACAAGTTCCAATTCGTTACTCTGGCCGGATTCCATGCCCTCAACTACAGCATGTTCGAACTGGCTCGCGGCTACAGAGACCGCGGCATGGGCGCCTACTCCGATCTGCAGCAAGCTGAATTCGCAGCTGAAGTTCATGGTTACACCGCAACCCGCCACCAGCGGGAAGTGGGAACCGGCTACTTCGATGAAGTGGCGCAAGTCATCGCAGGAGGCACTTCCTCCACCACCGCTCTTACCGGTTCCACCGAAGAAGAGCAGTTTACAACCGTTTAA
- the gerQ gene encoding spore coat protein GerQ — MTYPYYPYSQYGMMPQTIMPGVVQPELETDIPTQYTQPQLPTGQQLPSIPVPSGAELPMVPDAAAVPTAEESYIENILRFNRGKIGTFYFTYENNSQWNAKVYRGRIETAGRDHIIISDPQTGKRYLLLMVNLDWAEFDEPLAYIPPQVPPFLQLTTGGEMMRDTPQD, encoded by the coding sequence ATGACCTATCCTTACTATCCCTATTCCCAATATGGCATGATGCCGCAAACCATTATGCCCGGTGTGGTGCAACCGGAACTGGAAACCGACATCCCAACGCAGTACACCCAGCCGCAATTGCCCACTGGTCAACAACTACCTTCCATTCCGGTTCCAAGCGGCGCCGAGCTCCCCATGGTTCCGGATGCAGCAGCAGTTCCCACGGCGGAAGAGTCCTACATCGAGAACATCCTCCGCTTTAATCGAGGGAAAATCGGCACATTTTACTTCACCTATGAAAACAACAGCCAGTGGAACGCCAAAGTTTATCGTGGGCGTATCGAAACAGCAGGACGCGACCATATCATCATCAGCGATCCGCAAACGGGCAAACGTTACCTGCTTCTGATGGTCAATCTGGATTGGGCGGAATTTGACGAACCTCTGGCTTACATCCCACCCCAAGTTCCGCCGTTCTTGCAGCTGACGACCGGAGGCGAAATGATGAGAGATACTCCCCAAGACTAA
- a CDS encoding LutC/YkgG family protein, which yields MNKEQALLQRIANRLGRTEPLKEKPKRDAIGAPDFWREFKLSEEEKIQRFCESWRALTGVAEVVDSEAEALEVLKRWAQEENLKHLIRWDHPELENLGVDSLFESLGAKMEIWGRGETRSMKEIANDAEAGITWADYAVADTGTLALFSSREKARSVSLLPPIHIAIFRAEQLVTRIGEVMVKMDQMGREGGLPAGVNFITGPSRSADIENDLSIGVHGPKKVYALIIK from the coding sequence ATGAATAAGGAACAAGCCCTTCTGCAACGGATTGCCAACCGGTTGGGTCGCACCGAACCGCTTAAGGAGAAACCAAAACGTGACGCAATCGGTGCCCCTGACTTCTGGCGCGAGTTTAAGTTGTCGGAGGAAGAAAAGATCCAGCGTTTCTGCGAAAGCTGGAGGGCGCTGACCGGCGTGGCCGAAGTTGTGGACTCGGAGGCGGAAGCGCTTGAGGTCCTCAAGCGGTGGGCTCAGGAAGAAAATCTGAAGCACCTGATCCGCTGGGATCATCCCGAGCTTGAAAATTTAGGGGTCGACAGCTTATTCGAATCCCTTGGCGCGAAAATGGAAATTTGGGGACGGGGTGAGACCCGATCCATGAAAGAGATTGCCAACGATGCGGAAGCGGGAATTACCTGGGCGGATTACGCGGTGGCAGACACAGGCACCCTGGCGCTGTTCTCTTCGCGTGAGAAGGCGCGGTCGGTAAGCCTTTTGCCGCCCATTCACATTGCGATCTTTCGGGCGGAGCAGTTGGTGACAAGAATCGGGGAAGTCATGGTAAAGATGGACCAGATGGGCCGCGAAGGCGGACTGCCGGCCGGAGTCAACTTCATCACAGGTCCATCCCGCAGTGCCGACATCGAGAATGACCTGTCCATCGGCGTTCACGGACCGAAGAAGGTGTACGCTTTGATAATTAAGTAA
- a CDS encoding LutB/LldF family L-lactate oxidation iron-sulfur protein: MSVKPALPLKERMKHAIADETLIAAVKKTTDRLEGGKLSSSEALGNWEEWRKQGSRIRSHVVEHLDYYLGQLIENVKKRGGHVHIADSAKEAVDIFLRITREKNAKSVIKSKSMVSEEVHVNKALEDIGVEVIESDLGEYIIQLFGEAPSHIIVPAIHKNRYQIKDKFNEISGENLTEDTPTLTAFARRQLRKAFLQADIGVSGCNFAIAETGSIVMFTNEGNGRMVTTLPPVHVAFMGMERLIPSFEDLETFVNLLPRSATGQKITTYVSVINGARQEGDLDGAQEFHLIIVDNGRSKILGDEEFQEVLNCIRCGACLNVCPVYRHIGGHAYGDVYPGPIGAVLTPLLRDDMETWGDLPYASSLCGACTEACPVRIPLHDMLVRHRARYVKLGLAPKWEQMAFKAWSKTFARPGRYKLSMKAARLMVPFMARDGFIEKGPLNMMGWTHARHFPSPAKQSFREQWSKLSGELKGGGDHE; encoded by the coding sequence ATGAGCGTAAAACCGGCGCTTCCTCTGAAAGAGAGGATGAAGCATGCGATTGCCGATGAGACGCTGATAGCGGCGGTGAAGAAGACAACGGATCGGCTGGAAGGCGGAAAGCTGTCTTCAAGCGAAGCACTCGGCAATTGGGAGGAATGGCGAAAACAGGGGAGCCGCATTCGTTCCCATGTGGTGGAACATCTTGACTATTATCTCGGTCAGTTGATCGAGAATGTGAAGAAGCGAGGGGGCCATGTGCATATTGCCGATTCCGCCAAGGAAGCGGTGGACATCTTCCTCCGGATCACCAGGGAGAAGAACGCAAAGAGTGTGATCAAGTCGAAATCCATGGTGTCGGAAGAAGTGCATGTGAACAAGGCATTGGAAGACATCGGGGTGGAAGTGATCGAGAGCGATCTCGGGGAATACATCATCCAGCTGTTCGGTGAGGCCCCCTCTCATATCATCGTGCCCGCCATTCACAAGAACCGCTATCAGATCAAGGACAAATTCAACGAAATCAGCGGGGAAAACCTGACGGAAGACACGCCGACCCTGACCGCTTTCGCCCGCAGGCAGCTGCGGAAAGCGTTCCTGCAAGCAGATATCGGGGTATCCGGTTGTAACTTTGCCATTGCCGAAACCGGATCGATTGTGATGTTTACCAACGAAGGAAACGGGCGAATGGTAACCACTCTGCCGCCGGTGCATGTCGCGTTTATGGGTATGGAGCGGCTGATTCCTTCTTTTGAAGACCTGGAAACCTTCGTGAACCTGCTGCCGCGCAGCGCCACCGGGCAGAAGATCACCACCTACGTGTCCGTCATCAACGGCGCCCGTCAGGAAGGGGATCTGGATGGTGCGCAGGAATTCCATCTGATCATTGTAGATAACGGACGCAGCAAGATTCTTGGCGATGAAGAGTTCCAGGAAGTGTTGAATTGTATCCGCTGTGGTGCATGTCTCAACGTATGTCCCGTCTACCGTCACATTGGCGGTCACGCTTATGGCGACGTATATCCGGGGCCGATTGGGGCCGTTCTGACGCCGCTGCTTCGCGATGATATGGAAACATGGGGGGATCTGCCTTACGCATCCAGTCTTTGCGGCGCATGCACAGAAGCATGTCCGGTGCGAATTCCTCTGCATGACATGCTGGTTCGTCACCGTGCCCGCTATGTGAAGCTGGGCCTTGCCCCGAAATGGGAACAGATGGCCTTTAAAGCTTGGAGCAAAACATTTGCGAGGCCGGGAAGGTACAAACTGTCGATGAAAGCGGCGCGGTTGATGGTGCCGTTTATGGCCAGGGACGGATTTATTGAGAAGGGGCCGTTGAATATGATGGGCTGGACCCATGCCCGCCACTTCCCGTCCCCTGCGAAGCAATCATTCCGAGAGCAGTGGAGTAAGCTTTCGGGAGAGTTGAAGGGAGGCGGGGACCATGAATAA